A window of the Bacteriovorax sp. PP10 genome harbors these coding sequences:
- a CDS encoding bifunctional 5,10-methylenetetrahydrofolate dehydrogenase/5,10-methenyltetrahydrofolate cyclohydrolase, whose protein sequence is MSQLLHSASVRKLITKGLKSECKALKEKNIFPSMKVVLVGSDPASVIYTTSKKKFCEKIGALCEIVTLDEKISEAEFLNTINEINSDDSVHGCIIQMPLPKHLSHLDVGRLVKKEKDVDGFHPENLYALLSNNGDQHDFISCTPKGILTLMQESQISVAGKHVVIIGRSMIVGKPLAMLLTNHNATVTLCHSHTENLKDLTKKCDILVSAIGKANFIDESYLSANKNQVIIDVGMNTDTQGQLCGDVYFEKVVDHVSAITPVPGGVGPMTIVSLAQNLLQASKNRLSL, encoded by the coding sequence ATGAGTCAACTACTTCATTCTGCCTCAGTTAGAAAACTGATCACGAAAGGCCTTAAATCTGAATGTAAGGCACTAAAGGAAAAAAATATTTTTCCTTCTATGAAAGTCGTACTGGTTGGTTCAGATCCCGCAAGTGTCATTTACACTACAAGCAAGAAAAAATTCTGTGAGAAAATCGGTGCACTTTGTGAAATCGTTACTCTTGATGAAAAAATTTCTGAAGCTGAATTCCTAAACACAATTAATGAAATTAACAGCGATGATTCAGTTCATGGCTGTATTATTCAAATGCCGTTGCCTAAACATCTTTCGCATTTAGACGTAGGACGTTTAGTTAAAAAGGAAAAAGACGTTGATGGATTTCATCCGGAAAATCTTTATGCTCTTTTAAGTAATAACGGTGACCAACACGATTTTATTTCTTGTACGCCCAAGGGAATTCTTACTTTGATGCAAGAAAGCCAAATTAGTGTTGCTGGAAAACACGTGGTGATTATCGGTAGAAGTATGATTGTCGGAAAACCTCTTGCAATGCTTCTTACAAATCACAATGCGACAGTAACTCTTTGTCATTCGCACACAGAAAATCTAAAAGATCTTACAAAAAAATGTGACATTCTTGTCAGTGCAATTGGTAAGGCTAACTTTATTGATGAAAGTTATCTTTCTGCTAATAAAAATCAAGTTATTATCGATGTTGGTATGAACACTGACACTCAAGGCCAGTTATGCGGCGACGTTTACTTTGAAAAAGTTGTCGATCACGTTTCTGCCATCACTCCAGTTCCTGGTGGAGTGGGTCCAATGACCATTGTTTCACTAGCGCAAAACCTTTTACAAGCTAGTAAAAACAGGTTATCTCTTTAG
- a CDS encoding patatin-like phospholipase family protein, whose protein sequence is MKRIFLCSLLIVLTACSGIQQLPPKPVPGSQPAAHQNAPAQVDIGLTDEIGINGGSTPQLIPNEETVRLGDRGGDIFTPVEDSATIGQGVSKKLRIGLSLGPGLYRTINYVSLLKFLERQNLNPQVITGTGFGAIVAAMYASGMTPEVIEWNFYRYFKEKRKYRPYESEWLEEVDNLLLDKLKNKTIQDTPKKFYITLYNSKTKKTYYFDKGNIRELLLLNLKLSNSVDLRKPGIQYTTAFENEVFNAGLMKRLGVDFAIGADVLGSKFDFEDSNEFLIGVFGRAAGRITREKKGFDYFYSIPLQKMSLDSTENGAFYLLKTQEYVEAQSSRLKKLIQQKISSGKAAE, encoded by the coding sequence ATGAAAAGAATATTTCTCTGCTCTTTATTAATCGTGCTTACAGCTTGTTCTGGAATCCAGCAGCTGCCGCCTAAACCAGTTCCGGGATCACAACCAGCAGCACATCAAAATGCTCCTGCTCAAGTTGATATAGGGCTGACAGATGAGATTGGTATTAATGGTGGATCAACTCCGCAATTAATTCCCAACGAAGAAACTGTTCGTCTGGGAGACAGGGGGGGAGATATTTTCACACCAGTTGAAGACTCGGCAACAATTGGCCAGGGCGTTTCAAAAAAACTACGTATCGGACTGAGTTTAGGCCCGGGTCTTTACCGTACGATTAATTACGTTTCCCTTTTAAAGTTTTTAGAAAGACAAAACCTGAATCCGCAAGTGATTACAGGAACTGGTTTCGGTGCCATCGTTGCAGCAATGTACGCGAGTGGTATGACTCCTGAAGTGATTGAGTGGAACTTCTACCGCTACTTCAAAGAAAAAAGAAAATATCGCCCATATGAATCTGAATGGCTGGAAGAAGTAGATAATCTTTTATTAGATAAACTAAAAAATAAAACAATTCAGGATACTCCTAAAAAGTTTTACATCACTCTTTATAACTCAAAGACAAAGAAGACTTATTATTTCGATAAAGGAAATATCCGCGAGTTACTTCTATTAAACTTAAAGTTAAGCAATTCAGTTGATCTTAGAAAACCTGGAATCCAATACACTACTGCTTTTGAAAATGAAGTTTTCAATGCAGGACTTATGAAGAGACTAGGTGTGGACTTTGCTATCGGTGCTGACGTTCTAGGTTCAAAGTTTGATTTTGAAGATTCAAATGAATTCCTGATTGGGGTTTTCGGCAGAGCTGCCGGAAGAATCACTCGAGAGAAAAAAGGTTTTGATTATTTCTATTCAATCCCACTTCAGAAAATGAGTTTAGATTCAACTGAAAACGGGGCGTTCTATTTATTAAAAACTCAAGAATATGTTGAAGCACAGTCGAGTCGACTTAAAAAATTGATTCAACAAAAAATTTCTTCGGGTAAAGCAGCTGAGTAA
- the gcvT gene encoding glycine cleavage system aminomethyltransferase GcvT, translating into MTLLKTSLHEAHLALNAKMAPFAGYDMPLQYSSVKEEVMAVREHAGVFDVSHMGEFFVIGPDAIAFVDHIVTNDFKNAEILKAVYSPLCREDGTVIDDLIAYKLGTDRVLICVNASNIAKDWEWISSKVGSFNCELSNLSDDFSLIALQGPKAELILRDFGIKLPTDFPYYSILETTHEGEKIIVARTGYTGEDGFEVFSSHHYARHLWDKLIFNGVRPCGLAARDVLRVEVCYPLYGHEINDTVTPLDAGLGWTVKMAKADFIGKAALEAYKPKFQLVKLSLERGIPREGYDVLNTEGQKVGTVTSGTMSVVTGKGVALALIEKAKAPADKKYLINIRNTNYEANFHTKAFVNGGHK; encoded by the coding sequence ATGACACTTTTAAAAACTTCATTGCATGAAGCGCACCTTGCACTAAATGCTAAAATGGCGCCGTTTGCTGGCTACGATATGCCACTACAATACTCTTCAGTTAAAGAAGAAGTAATGGCCGTAAGAGAACACGCTGGTGTTTTCGATGTTAGTCACATGGGAGAATTTTTTGTTATTGGTCCGGATGCGATTGCATTCGTTGATCATATTGTAACAAATGATTTTAAAAACGCAGAGATATTAAAAGCTGTTTACTCTCCACTTTGCCGTGAAGATGGAACAGTGATTGATGACTTAATCGCTTACAAATTAGGCACAGACCGCGTTTTAATTTGTGTGAACGCTTCTAATATCGCTAAAGACTGGGAATGGATCAGTTCTAAAGTTGGATCTTTCAACTGCGAACTATCAAATCTTTCAGATGATTTCTCTCTCATTGCGCTTCAGGGGCCAAAAGCTGAATTAATTTTACGCGACTTTGGAATAAAACTTCCAACAGACTTCCCATACTACTCAATCCTGGAAACAACTCACGAAGGTGAGAAAATTATCGTTGCTCGCACTGGATACACTGGGGAAGATGGATTTGAAGTTTTCTCAAGCCACCACTATGCAAGACACTTATGGGATAAGTTAATCTTCAATGGTGTTAGACCTTGTGGATTAGCAGCTAGAGACGTGTTACGTGTTGAAGTTTGTTACCCTCTATACGGGCATGAAATCAACGATACAGTGACTCCACTTGATGCTGGCCTTGGATGGACTGTGAAAATGGCGAAAGCTGATTTTATTGGTAAAGCAGCGCTTGAAGCCTACAAACCCAAATTCCAATTAGTAAAATTATCTCTTGAGCGCGGTATTCCTCGCGAAGGATATGACGTTTTAAACACTGAAGGACAAAAAGTTGGAACAGTAACATCGGGAACAATGTCAGTTGTGACTGGTAAAGGCGTGGCACTTGCTCTCATTGAAAAAGCGAAAGCTCCTGCTGATAAAAAATACTTAATCAACATTAGAAATACTAACTATGAAGCGAACTTTCACACGAAAGCTTTCGTAAACGGAGGACACAAGTAA
- a CDS encoding exodeoxyribonuclease VII small subunit: MTKKKSFEDSLKELENIVSKLESGELPLEKSLEEFEVGTRLYKECKDQLSIAEKKIALLTDSLKEEEL, encoded by the coding sequence ATGACTAAGAAGAAATCTTTTGAAGATTCATTGAAAGAGCTGGAAAATATAGTATCCAAACTAGAATCTGGTGAACTGCCGCTTGAAAAAAGCTTAGAAGAATTTGAAGTGGGCACACGTTTATACAAAGAGTGTAAAGACCAGTTATCAATTGCGGAAAAAAAGATCGCTCTATTAACAGATAGTTTAAAAGAAGAAGAACTTTAG
- a CDS encoding cell envelope integrity protein TolA — protein MKLLKIDRQKISYSFLFSMAIHFSFLAFMVKVNTENHFVTPNEQLLKAAKLADKGNSFDSVKIISKKQLQAIKDSQNKQVVANETNGKLDRPLDSRFLGEKDQTFERQTIARANGSFKEAGLGKKTGSKTTLAQAEPKAQKVATTPPKKAKKQLTLSDLGGFKMADVEKMQKEAETLDEMTKTLAKESVAGAEGVDRGKLGKTGLAQNNDFVEEVPLGDMTNLNTTEFKYYGFYHRIRQKLEQHWGSSIKDKAKNLYRSGRRMPASENLITSVAVTLDETGKIVDMQIEGTSGVRELDQAAIESFNKAGPFPNPPKGLLVGGRATIQWGFVVKS, from the coding sequence ATGAAATTACTAAAAATTGACCGCCAAAAAATTTCGTATTCATTCCTATTTTCGATGGCCATTCACTTTAGTTTTTTAGCTTTCATGGTGAAGGTTAATACAGAAAATCATTTCGTAACTCCCAACGAACAACTTTTAAAAGCAGCAAAACTTGCAGATAAAGGTAACTCATTCGACTCAGTAAAAATCATCTCAAAAAAACAACTTCAAGCGATCAAAGACAGCCAGAATAAACAGGTCGTTGCCAATGAAACAAATGGCAAGCTCGATCGCCCGCTAGATTCACGTTTTTTAGGTGAAAAAGACCAGACGTTCGAGCGTCAGACAATTGCTCGCGCTAATGGATCTTTTAAAGAGGCCGGATTAGGTAAAAAAACAGGCTCTAAAACGACACTTGCTCAAGCTGAACCGAAAGCTCAGAAAGTAGCAACAACACCGCCCAAAAAGGCCAAAAAACAACTTACACTGAGTGATCTTGGTGGATTTAAGATGGCCGATGTAGAAAAAATGCAAAAAGAGGCCGAAACTCTGGATGAAATGACGAAAACTCTGGCAAAAGAATCTGTCGCTGGAGCTGAAGGTGTTGATAGAGGAAAACTAGGGAAAACTGGTCTTGCTCAAAACAATGACTTCGTTGAAGAAGTTCCATTGGGAGATATGACGAATCTAAATACGACAGAGTTTAAATACTATGGATTCTATCACCGCATCCGCCAGAAATTAGAACAACACTGGGGAAGCTCAATTAAAGACAAAGCTAAAAACTTATACCGTTCAGGTAGAAGAATGCCGGCGAGTGAAAACCTAATCACGTCCGTAGCAGTGACTCTTGATGAAACAGGAAAAATTGTAGATATGCAGATTGAAGGAACTTCTGGAGTAAGAGAACTCGATCAAGCAGCGATCGAGTCCTTTAATAAAGCTGGCCCGTTCCCAAACCCTCCGAAAGGTTTATTAGTTGGCGGCAGGGCCACAATTCAATGGGGATTCGTAGTCAAATCTTAG
- the ruvC gene encoding crossover junction endodeoxyribonuclease RuvC, whose translation MIILGIDPGSRKAGYALIDVQGKKISYIASGVLKYDHVDEFLERLGMIYQTCDELMNRYQPDEVSVEALIYVKSVDALSKLAQARGAMIAAFSRTRLGKIYEYAPNAVKSSVTGHGHADKDAINKAMTMMFGKLTFKTSDESDALAIAVCHALNRNMKLRLMGKTV comes from the coding sequence GTGATTATTCTTGGAATTGACCCGGGATCGAGAAAAGCAGGTTATGCTTTAATTGATGTTCAGGGAAAAAAGATTTCTTACATCGCTTCAGGTGTTCTAAAATATGATCACGTTGACGAATTCTTAGAAAGACTAGGAATGATTTATCAAACGTGTGACGAGTTAATGAATAGGTATCAACCGGATGAAGTTTCAGTTGAAGCACTTATTTATGTAAAAAGTGTCGATGCTTTAAGTAAACTTGCTCAGGCAAGAGGAGCGATGATCGCAGCTTTCTCCCGTACAAGACTGGGGAAAATTTACGAATATGCACCAAATGCTGTGAAGTCATCGGTTACCGGTCACGGACATGCAGATAAAGACGCCATCAATAAAGCGATGACGATGATGTTTGGAAAATTAACTTTCAAAACATCAGATGAATCAGATGCCCTGGCGATTGCTGTTTGCCACGCACTTAACCGCAATATGAAATTAAGATTAATGGGGAAGACCGTATGA
- a CDS encoding penicillin-binding protein 1A, with translation MKSLIVRIIFALLGVGLLAGMTGALAFTYFNLDLPKIDKLQDYKPNLASQIISKDGVILAELGLEKREIVEMKDVPQRVIDAFLSAEDDKFFEHKGVDYWGLSRAMFANFKAGRVVQGGSTITQQVAKSLLLSSERSITRKLKDFILAQRIEEKLTKKEILYLYLNQVYLGGGYYGVKAAARGYYNKELKNMTVAESAMLAGLLVAPGKYSPFVNPHAARMRQGYVLGRMHTLKKITDAQYKEALKEQTVYHINEDILKAGYFTEWVRQKVVEAVGEKSFLVDGFKIKTTLDWDLQQVAEDQIQRGIKEIDKRQGYKGPFAHIGNEEFEKFEKQARKTLFKNKSTFFTINEKNEKIYEYHFDEKAYDQMRSEITDQETASGDENFVHGLAANDNIINTLKTNTQYEAVITKVDDGLRLIHVSLAGSPGIIPFDYFKWAHKRSINENTGYYQEVSKPSTILRVGDLVYVQMVKNSVQLAPYLNKDGTALLTKMKSAALVRNQKYILCQLDQVAEVQGAIFSMDAKTGDIVSYVGGSNYNTSKFNRVVQAKRQPGSSFKPILFAAALENGYTPSTIIMDTPEAMPGFDSASSWKPKNYDGGYKGPVTFRQSLEESRNIPTIKIADKVGVSNILKFANRIGFNAKLEANLSIALGTFGVSPRDMVTTYAIFANGGRFVTPRGIVSVVDRDGKKYAINEVEKDMKIPASVDEEKSADEIGVAQTGNPYTRNLSGRQVYDPRLAYVMSNLLRGVISSGTGGAARELGPNVAGKTGTTNDYIDAWFVGFTPNIVTAVWTGFDDNKTLGFGETGGRSPISVWKEYMRATIRKYGDDSFEVPAGITQAWIEKKTGRKVAPNSAGSILESYAEMPDIPVEEGGTAQKTRPLGDDEYFENQ, from the coding sequence ATGAAGAGTTTAATCGTTAGAATTATCTTCGCACTACTGGGAGTTGGACTCCTGGCCGGAATGACGGGTGCATTGGCATTTACATATTTCAATCTGGACTTACCAAAGATTGATAAACTTCAGGATTATAAGCCAAATCTTGCTTCGCAAATTATCTCAAAAGATGGAGTGATCCTGGCCGAACTTGGTCTGGAGAAAAGAGAAATCGTTGAGATGAAAGATGTCCCTCAAAGAGTGATCGATGCATTCTTATCGGCTGAAGATGATAAATTCTTCGAGCACAAAGGTGTCGACTATTGGGGATTATCGCGTGCGATGTTTGCAAACTTTAAAGCGGGGAGAGTTGTGCAGGGTGGATCGACGATCACTCAGCAGGTTGCCAAATCCCTTCTACTTAGTTCTGAGCGCTCAATCACCAGAAAGTTAAAAGACTTTATTCTTGCCCAAAGAATTGAAGAAAAATTAACCAAAAAAGAAATTCTCTATTTATACCTGAACCAGGTTTATCTTGGTGGTGGTTATTACGGTGTTAAAGCGGCCGCTCGTGGATATTATAATAAAGAACTAAAGAATATGACGGTTGCTGAATCAGCAATGCTGGCAGGTCTTCTGGTTGCTCCAGGGAAGTATTCACCTTTTGTGAACCCCCACGCAGCGAGAATGAGACAAGGTTATGTTTTAGGGCGTATGCACACCCTGAAAAAAATTACCGATGCTCAATATAAAGAAGCCTTGAAAGAGCAGACTGTTTATCACATTAATGAAGACATTCTTAAGGCCGGGTATTTTACAGAATGGGTAAGACAAAAAGTTGTTGAAGCTGTTGGAGAAAAATCATTCTTAGTTGATGGATTTAAAATTAAAACAACTCTTGATTGGGATCTGCAACAAGTTGCAGAAGATCAAATTCAAAGAGGGATTAAAGAAATTGATAAGCGTCAGGGATACAAAGGCCCATTCGCTCATATCGGAAATGAAGAGTTCGAGAAGTTTGAAAAACAAGCAAGAAAAACGCTGTTCAAAAACAAATCAACTTTTTTCACGATCAATGAAAAGAACGAAAAAATCTATGAGTACCATTTCGATGAGAAAGCTTACGATCAGATGAGATCAGAGATTACAGATCAGGAAACTGCTTCTGGAGATGAAAACTTTGTCCATGGTTTAGCTGCCAATGACAACATCATCAACACTCTAAAAACAAACACTCAATATGAAGCAGTTATTACAAAAGTTGATGATGGACTAAGATTAATTCACGTCTCTCTTGCTGGATCGCCTGGGATTATTCCTTTTGATTATTTCAAATGGGCCCACAAGAGAAGTATCAACGAAAACACTGGTTACTATCAGGAAGTTTCAAAACCTTCGACGATTTTGCGTGTAGGGGATTTAGTCTACGTTCAGATGGTTAAAAACTCTGTGCAGTTAGCTCCTTATTTAAATAAAGATGGAACGGCCCTTCTAACAAAAATGAAGAGTGCTGCTTTAGTGCGCAATCAAAAATACATTTTATGTCAGCTTGATCAAGTGGCCGAAGTTCAAGGTGCAATCTTTTCAATGGATGCTAAAACGGGTGACATCGTAAGCTACGTTGGAGGAAGCAATTACAATACTTCTAAATTCAATCGTGTTGTTCAGGCCAAGAGACAACCAGGTTCTTCATTTAAGCCAATCCTTTTTGCAGCTGCACTGGAAAATGGATACACGCCTTCAACCATCATCATGGATACACCAGAAGCAATGCCAGGGTTTGACTCTGCTTCAAGCTGGAAACCAAAAAACTATGATGGAGGTTATAAAGGGCCGGTTACATTCCGTCAGTCTTTGGAAGAATCAAGAAACATTCCGACAATTAAAATCGCTGATAAAGTTGGTGTAAGTAATATTCTAAAATTCGCCAACAGAATTGGATTCAACGCTAAGCTTGAGGCTAACCTAAGTATCGCTCTTGGAACTTTTGGAGTTTCTCCTCGCGATATGGTGACAACTTATGCAATTTTCGCCAATGGTGGACGTTTTGTTACACCAAGAGGGATTGTTTCAGTTGTTGACCGCGATGGAAAAAAATACGCCATTAATGAAGTTGAAAAAGATATGAAAATTCCGGCATCAGTTGATGAAGAAAAATCAGCTGACGAAATTGGAGTGGCACAAACTGGAAATCCATACACAAGAAATCTTTCGGGAAGACAAGTGTACGATCCACGTTTAGCTTATGTAATGTCGAACCTTTTAAGAGGTGTTATTTCTTCTGGTACCGGTGGAGCTGCTCGCGAGCTTGGGCCAAACGTAGCAGGGAAAACTGGGACAACGAACGACTATATTGATGCTTGGTTTGTTGGGTTTACTCCTAATATTGTGACAGCAGTATGGACAGGATTTGATGACAACAAGACTCTAGGCTTCGGTGAAACTGGTGGACGTTCACCTATTTCCGTATGGAAAGAGTATATGCGCGCGACAATAAGAAAATACGGCGACGATTCATTTGAAGTACCGGCCGGAATTACTCAAGCATGGATTGAGAAAAAAACTGGTCGTAAAGTTGCACCTAATTCAGCAGGATCTATATTGGAGTCTTATGCAGAAATGCCGGACATTCCAGTGGAAGAAGGTGGAACTGCTCAAAAAACAAGGCCATTAGGCGATGATGAGTATTTTGAAAATCAATAG
- the flgG gene encoding flagellar basal-body rod protein FlgG, with the protein MTKIFLMTISLATMQEAQAMLKALHTAASGMSAQETNVNTISNNIANVNTTGFKRGRTEIDDLTYETVQEAGARSSASTTYNVGTQVGSGARVSSVRKEFTNGAPQITNNPFDLMINGDGFFGVIMPNGELKFTRDGSFNVDAQGQLVNKQGYKIYPGFSFPPNTSTVSISEDGKMEAFTKGGATPTEVGQMPIFTFVNPVGLKSTGMNLYQISLSSGQPVQGIPGMDSAGAIMQGALEASNVSPMTEMTDLIRAQRAYEMNSKVMGVADQMMQTINNIR; encoded by the coding sequence ATGACTAAAATCTTTCTGATGACGATTAGTTTGGCGACTATGCAGGAAGCGCAGGCAATGCTTAAGGCCCTTCACACGGCAGCTTCGGGAATGAGTGCCCAGGAAACTAACGTCAACACGATTTCTAACAATATCGCGAACGTTAACACGACTGGATTTAAAAGAGGTCGTACAGAAATCGACGACCTTACTTATGAAACAGTTCAAGAAGCAGGAGCAAGGTCTTCTGCCTCGACAACTTACAACGTAGGAACGCAAGTTGGTTCTGGAGCGAGAGTGTCTTCTGTTAGAAAAGAATTTACTAATGGTGCTCCTCAAATCACAAACAACCCTTTCGATCTTATGATAAACGGTGATGGATTCTTCGGAGTCATCATGCCAAACGGTGAATTAAAGTTCACACGTGATGGATCATTCAACGTCGATGCTCAAGGACAATTAGTTAATAAACAAGGTTACAAAATTTATCCGGGATTTAGTTTCCCACCTAATACGTCGACAGTTTCAATTTCTGAAGATGGAAAAATGGAAGCCTTCACTAAAGGTGGAGCGACTCCGACAGAAGTTGGTCAGATGCCCATTTTCACTTTTGTAAACCCGGTAGGATTAAAATCGACTGGTATGAACCTTTATCAAATTTCACTTTCAAGCGGCCAGCCAGTTCAAGGAATTCCTGGAATGGATAGTGCTGGAGCGATTATGCAAGGAGCGCTTGAAGCTTCTAACGTAAGCCCGATGACAGAAATGACTGATTTGATTCGCGCACAAAGAGCTTATGAGATGAACTCAAAAGTTATGGGTGTGGCCGATCAAATGATGCAAACAATTAACAACATCAGGTAA
- the gcvH gene encoding glycine cleavage system protein GcvH, with amino-acid sequence MSNTIPSELKYTKDHEWAKVEGDTVTIGITDFAQSALGDIVFVELPEVGKTLNSHQTFGVVESIKSVSDLFSPLAGTVLATNAEVVNAPELCNAEPYGNAWLIKIKLSNPAELNSLLSASDYQNFLSTL; translated from the coding sequence ATGAGTAACACTATTCCATCGGAACTGAAGTACACAAAAGACCATGAATGGGCAAAAGTTGAAGGAGATACTGTAACTATCGGTATTACTGATTTTGCACAATCAGCACTTGGAGATATCGTTTTCGTTGAACTTCCAGAAGTAGGTAAGACACTAAATAGTCACCAAACTTTTGGTGTTGTTGAATCAATTAAATCTGTATCTGATCTTTTTTCGCCATTAGCGGGAACTGTTTTAGCGACAAATGCAGAAGTGGTAAACGCTCCTGAACTTTGCAATGCTGAGCCATATGGAAACGCTTGGTTGATTAAAATCAAACTTAGCAATCCTGCTGAGCTAAATTCTCTACTTTCTGCGTCTGACTACCAAAATTTTCTATCAACACTATAA
- a CDS encoding flagella basal body P-ring formation protein FlgA, producing the protein MKYFFSILLFTSFNLYASECEIELFSKIYRLNANQALQARDLVKDSTCSPEISNKLASLVSSSEGTVGSDFLKSELQKEFSDVQIHFTTKKLSLLDFNAALRDQLIPDSNLYFSQARSLNGITSLGLSEGEQMRAVCDSCQSFGEKNIKIDVANVVSNTSRTLWFSSKIMAKVKVVKAKRNISFQQKTLDANDFYFEEVMTMTPENALTTLDNIGFYKSNKTIVQNAVVSNLDLQAVNLINYGTPVSVTLVSQSISLQKTAMPLRSAHFGEVIELKGPNNKNIAGKVVDFNKVVIEL; encoded by the coding sequence ATGAAATATTTTTTCTCAATTTTACTATTCACATCTTTCAACCTTTACGCTTCTGAGTGTGAAATTGAGCTGTTTTCTAAAATCTATCGATTGAATGCTAACCAAGCACTTCAAGCGAGAGATTTAGTTAAAGACTCGACTTGCTCTCCTGAAATTTCTAATAAACTTGCTTCTCTTGTATCTAGCTCAGAAGGAACTGTAGGTAGTGATTTTCTTAAATCAGAACTTCAAAAAGAATTCTCTGATGTGCAAATTCACTTCACAACGAAAAAACTCTCTCTTCTTGATTTCAATGCTGCTTTAAGAGACCAGCTAATCCCCGACTCTAATCTTTATTTCTCACAAGCAAGATCTCTCAATGGAATCACCTCGCTTGGATTATCTGAAGGTGAACAAATGAGAGCCGTTTGTGATTCATGCCAGAGTTTTGGTGAAAAAAATATTAAGATTGATGTCGCTAACGTTGTTTCAAACACCAGCAGAACACTGTGGTTTTCTTCAAAAATTATGGCAAAAGTGAAAGTAGTAAAAGCAAAAAGAAATATCAGCTTTCAACAAAAAACTTTAGATGCCAACGACTTCTATTTCGAAGAAGTTATGACGATGACTCCTGAAAATGCTCTGACGACTCTGGATAATATTGGTTTTTATAAATCAAATAAGACCATCGTTCAAAATGCAGTTGTTTCTAATTTAGATTTACAAGCGGTAAACCTGATTAACTACGGAACCCCTGTCAGCGTGACTCTTGTGAGTCAAAGTATCTCTCTTCAAAAGACAGCAATGCCTCTGCGTTCTGCTCATTTTGGTGAAGTGATTGAACTAAAAGGTCCTAATAATAAAAATATAGCTGGAAAAGTTGTCGACTTTAACAAAGTGGTGATCGAACTATGA
- a CDS encoding flagellar hook-basal body protein has translation MRELWVPLSGAIAQQRNVETIANNVANINTPGFKRDQVVFKEYLAALEKGGDQQGIDLPQKEWKPEDFYRSYNAEDSFVKVDGSYTVHEQGQLAQTGNFFDNALSGPGFYEVLTPNGVRFSRNGAFSISNDGKLVTDQGFLVLSKDAPPIATADGKLNLATAPESRAINIGTGKFSVSLDGEVFNGQNKVGDLALTEFNDIHALRKEGNNLFINPDQKNIKVGESKTSVHQGFVEQSNVNAVGEMSNLINANRNFESIQRVIKTYDTMSAKAVNEISKF, from the coding sequence TTGAGAGAACTTTGGGTGCCACTATCAGGCGCAATTGCTCAACAAAGAAATGTTGAGACAATCGCTAATAACGTGGCAAATATAAATACACCGGGATTTAAGAGGGACCAAGTCGTCTTTAAGGAGTACTTAGCTGCTCTGGAGAAAGGTGGCGACCAACAAGGAATCGATCTTCCACAAAAAGAATGGAAGCCCGAAGACTTTTACCGCTCTTATAATGCTGAAGACTCTTTTGTGAAAGTCGACGGCTCATATACAGTTCACGAACAAGGTCAGCTCGCACAAACTGGAAACTTTTTTGATAATGCTTTAAGTGGTCCGGGATTTTACGAAGTCCTGACTCCTAATGGTGTTCGTTTTTCACGAAACGGCGCTTTCAGTATTAGCAATGATGGAAAACTGGTGACTGATCAAGGGTTTTTAGTTCTCTCTAAAGACGCTCCACCAATAGCTACGGCCGATGGTAAATTAAATCTAGCAACAGCTCCTGAATCACGCGCGATCAATATTGGTACCGGAAAATTCTCAGTCAGTCTTGATGGTGAAGTTTTCAACGGACAAAATAAAGTCGGTGATCTTGCCCTTACAGAATTCAACGATATTCACGCTCTAAGAAAAGAAGGTAACAACCTTTTCATTAATCCAGATCAAAAAAATATTAAAGTTGGTGAGTCAAAAACCAGCGTTCACCAGGGCTTTGTTGAGCAATCAAACGTCAACGCTGTTGGGGAAATGTCGAATCTTATTAATGCGAACCGAAATTTCGAATCGATTCAAAGAGTAATTAAGACCTACGACACAATGAGTGCGAAAGCAGTTAACGAAATATCTAAATTTTAA